Proteins encoded by one window of Emticicia oligotrophica DSM 17448:
- a CDS encoding acetyl-CoA C-acetyltransferase produces the protein MEAYIYDAVRTPRGRGKSDGSLHEIQPVDLLVTALKALKDRNNLDTSLIDDVIMGCVSPIGEQGADIARTAVLMAGYAQSVSGVQVNRFCSSGLEAINMAAAYVMSGQLDLMVAGGVESMSRVPMGSDGGALMMNPQIIAQHSIVPQGISADLIATKYGYSRNDVDTFAVESVKRAVAAQAENRYKSIVAVKDNLGITVLDKDEGIRPETSLESLGKLKPAFEMMGGMGLDALALLKYNDLVNINHVHHAGNSSQLTDGAGALLIGNKAMGEKLGLKPRAKVKAFTVVGSEPTIMLTGPVPATEKVLKKAGMNISDIDLFEVNEAFAAVPMLFMEHFGVDHSKVNVNGGAIALGHPLGATGAILSSTLIDELERTNKSTGLVTLCIGGGMGIATVFERV, from the coding sequence ATGGAAGCATATATCTATGACGCCGTTCGAACGCCTCGTGGTCGTGGAAAATCTGATGGCTCACTACACGAGATTCAACCAGTTGACTTGCTAGTAACGGCCCTCAAAGCTTTAAAAGACCGAAATAATCTTGATACCAGTCTTATTGATGATGTAATAATGGGTTGCGTTTCACCGATTGGTGAACAAGGAGCTGATATTGCACGCACTGCTGTTTTAATGGCTGGTTATGCCCAAAGTGTATCGGGTGTTCAAGTAAACCGTTTTTGCTCATCTGGTTTGGAAGCTATCAATATGGCTGCGGCTTATGTGATGTCAGGACAATTAGATTTGATGGTAGCTGGTGGGGTAGAGTCAATGTCACGCGTGCCTATGGGGTCAGATGGTGGAGCATTAATGATGAATCCACAAATAATTGCACAGCACAGCATCGTGCCGCAAGGAATTTCAGCTGATTTGATTGCTACAAAATATGGTTATTCACGCAATGATGTTGATACCTTTGCGGTAGAATCGGTGAAAAGAGCAGTAGCAGCACAAGCCGAAAATCGTTATAAATCTATTGTGGCGGTAAAAGATAATTTGGGTATTACGGTGCTCGATAAAGATGAAGGAATTCGCCCTGAAACATCTCTTGAGTCATTAGGAAAGTTAAAACCAGCTTTCGAAATGATGGGAGGAATGGGACTCGATGCTTTGGCACTTTTGAAATACAATGATTTGGTGAATATCAATCATGTGCATCATGCAGGGAATTCTTCACAATTGACCGATGGAGCAGGAGCTTTATTGATAGGTAATAAAGCCATGGGTGAAAAGTTAGGTTTAAAGCCCCGTGCCAAAGTCAAGGCATTTACCGTAGTGGGTTCTGAGCCAACCATCATGTTGACTGGGCCAGTACCTGCAACCGAAAAAGTGTTGAAGAAAGCAGGAATGAATATTAGTGATATTGATTTATTTGAAGTAAATGAAGCTTTTGCGGCAGTTCCGATGCTTTTTATGGAGCATTTTGGCGTTGACCATTCAAAAGTAAATGTCAATGGCGGAGCAATTGCTTTAGGGCATCCACTCGGAGCTACTGGAGCGATTCTATCAAGTACATTGATTGATGAACTTGAGCGTACTAATAAATCAACGGGTCTCGTAACACTTTGTATTGGTGGTGGAATGGGTATCGCTACGGTGTTTGAAAGGGTTTAA
- a CDS encoding tetratricopeptide repeat protein has product MRFLLLSSLCVLISADLVAQQAVFRSQNINLNSYSTPSKTQSAPTNVKSFVPAQDSQTQVVKKKIAPRGVNIHLLPLFGDFEKTDVQKSVDEEFLKACDSHFKTRNDASEFFSTRAWEYLSEGQKDTATYRFNLAYLLDNKNADVYWGLGVIAYQNEKYGQAIELMHRGLELEKDDNVTLIVDLATVYIKCFTVDSEKKDLQSAFELLTKALTKQPDYANGLMQLSLAKLLNEEVDEAWERFHQGYELDPDNASVEILEALLSKKEDPRGVFKKKN; this is encoded by the coding sequence ATGAGATTTTTATTATTATCGAGTTTGTGTGTTCTGATTTCTGCCGATTTAGTAGCTCAACAAGCTGTTTTTCGCTCGCAGAATATTAATCTTAATAGCTATTCAACACCAAGTAAAACTCAGTCGGCTCCTACAAATGTAAAGTCGTTTGTCCCTGCTCAAGACAGCCAAACGCAAGTTGTCAAGAAAAAGATAGCTCCAAGGGGTGTGAATATACATCTCTTACCACTTTTTGGTGATTTTGAAAAAACAGATGTCCAAAAATCAGTAGATGAAGAGTTTTTAAAAGCCTGTGATTCTCATTTTAAAACTCGCAATGATGCAAGTGAATTTTTCTCCACCCGTGCTTGGGAATATTTAAGTGAAGGCCAAAAAGATACGGCTACGTATCGTTTCAACTTGGCGTATTTGCTCGATAACAAAAACGCAGATGTTTATTGGGGATTGGGTGTAATTGCTTACCAAAATGAAAAATATGGACAAGCAATAGAATTAATGCATCGTGGCCTCGAATTAGAGAAAGATGATAACGTAACGCTAATCGTTGATTTGGCAACAGTTTATATCAAATGCTTCACAGTTGATTCAGAAAAGAAAGATTTACAATCTGCTTTTGAACTTCTAACCAAGGCATTAACCAAGCAGCCAGATTATGCCAACGGATTGATGCAGTTGTCTTTAGCAAAACTTCTCAACGAGGAAGTTGATGAAGCTTGGGAACGCTTCCATCAAGGTTACGAACTCGACCCTGATAATGCAAGTGTTGAAATTTTAGAAGCATTGCTTTCTAAAAAAGAAGACCCAAGAGGAGTGTTTAAGAAGAAAAATTGA
- a CDS encoding ArsR/SmtB family transcription factor: MGVTKTDYFTDRQNELATMLKAMGHPARIAIIDYLLKVNACICNDIVSELPLAQPTISQHLKELKNAGIIKGNVEGKAICYCIDERVIGQLQQYFGGMFETITSQKSTCC, translated from the coding sequence ATGGGTGTAACTAAAACAGATTATTTTACCGACCGCCAAAATGAATTAGCAACTATGTTAAAAGCAATGGGGCACCCTGCACGCATCGCTATTATTGATTATTTGCTTAAAGTGAATGCGTGTATTTGTAATGATATCGTCAGTGAGTTGCCTTTGGCACAACCCACTATTTCACAGCATTTAAAAGAGCTAAAAAATGCAGGAATCATCAAAGGTAATGTTGAGGGTAAAGCTATTTGTTATTGCATAGATGAACGTGTGATTGGGCAATTACAACAATATTTTGGTGGAATGTTTGAAACCATTACCTCACAAAAATCAACTTGTTGTTAA
- a CDS encoding MDR family MFS transporter, which translates to MLSLYRNAFGGLSRQVWLLALVMLINRSGTMVVAFLTLYLTQKLHFSITEAGFVMGIYGIGSICGTFMGGRLTDKVGYYPVQFWSLLLGGIVFLILVHVENYFVFCGSVFFLSALGEAYRPANTASIADFSTPETFTRSVSLIRLAINIGWSIGPAIGGFLASRDYTLLFWADGITNVGAAILVFSFLRTARRKKAAKKADAHEISQKDSVYSDRPYLIFLVLTTLYAMAFFQLFTIGPLFYKQVCKLSEMQIGYILGINGLIVAFVEMILIYKIEGKFEKLYLISLGAGLVVINYVVFLLSHDYMWLIVGIIFATFSEIFAMPFMNAFSIERSKPHNRGQYSGLHSMTWSIAQVSAPLIGTQTIAFLGFDTLWFVLGSFGLISSLGFIWMKRLL; encoded by the coding sequence ATGCTTTCACTGTACCGCAATGCCTTTGGTGGTTTATCTCGACAAGTCTGGCTATTAGCTTTGGTAATGCTCATTAACCGAAGTGGCACCATGGTAGTGGCATTCCTAACGCTTTATCTTACTCAAAAACTTCACTTTAGTATCACTGAAGCAGGTTTTGTGATGGGTATTTATGGCATTGGCTCCATTTGCGGAACTTTCATGGGAGGACGCCTGACCGATAAAGTTGGGTATTACCCTGTGCAGTTTTGGAGCCTGCTACTGGGTGGTATTGTATTTTTAATTCTGGTTCATGTTGAAAATTATTTTGTTTTTTGCGGGTCAGTATTTTTTTTAAGTGCATTGGGCGAAGCTTATCGACCTGCAAATACTGCTTCAATAGCCGATTTTAGCACACCCGAAACCTTTACCCGCTCAGTTTCCTTGATTCGTCTTGCCATTAACATTGGTTGGTCAATTGGCCCTGCCATTGGTGGTTTTTTAGCCTCAAGAGATTATACTTTACTATTCTGGGCCGATGGTATCACAAACGTTGGAGCAGCTATTTTGGTATTTTCTTTTCTTCGTACAGCTCGTAGAAAAAAAGCAGCAAAAAAAGCAGATGCCCACGAAATTAGTCAAAAAGATTCCGTTTATAGCGACCGCCCCTACCTTATATTTTTGGTTCTTACTACACTTTACGCGATGGCTTTCTTTCAATTATTCACAATTGGGCCATTATTTTATAAGCAAGTGTGCAAATTAAGCGAAATGCAAATTGGCTATATTTTAGGAATCAATGGGCTCATAGTTGCCTTTGTTGAAATGATTTTGATTTATAAGATAGAAGGAAAGTTCGAAAAGCTTTATCTGATTAGTCTGGGAGCGGGTCTGGTTGTAATTAACTATGTAGTATTCCTACTTTCGCACGATTATATGTGGCTAATTGTAGGAATTATTTTTGCTACTTTCTCCGAGATTTTCGCAATGCCATTTATGAATGCGTTCAGCATCGAACGGTCAAAACCACATAATCGTGGCCAATATTCTGGTTTACATTCAATGACTTGGAGTATTGCACAAGTTTCTGCTCCTTTGATTGGGACACAAACGATTGCTTTTTTAGGCTTTGATACTCTTTGGTTTGTTTTAGGTTCGTTTGGACTTATTTCCTCACTTGGTTTTATTTGGATGAAACGTCTTTTATAA
- the asnS gene encoding asparagine--tRNA ligase, producing the protein MQIKELLKQTPNEQEVTVKGWVRTKRGQAAVTFIAINDGSTINNIQAVVEGGIVDEETLKLVSTGACVAVTGKLIASMGSGQAVEVKAEKVVVYGTADETFPMQPKKHSMEFLREKAHLRFRTNTFGAVFRIRHALAYAVHKFYNDNGFFYLHTPIITASDAEGAGEMFHVTNFDLANPPKAEDGSIDYSEDFFGRQTSLTVSGQLEGELGALALSKIYTFGPTFRAENSNTTRHLAEFWMIEPEVAFYELEDNMALAEDFVQYVIRYALENCAEDLAFLEKRLLEEEKNKPQNERSELSLIEKLKFVVENKFERLTYTEAIEILLRSKPHKEKKFQYPVEWGIDLQSEHERYLVEKHFKKPVILTNYPKEIKAFYMKQDEDGKTVRAMDVLFPGIGEIIGGSQREDDYEKLLTRTKEVGIDPENIWWYLETRKFGSAPHSGFGLGFERLVLFVTGMTNIRDVIPFPRTPKNAEF; encoded by the coding sequence ATGCAAATCAAGGAATTACTGAAGCAGACACCCAACGAACAAGAGGTAACCGTGAAAGGTTGGGTACGAACCAAACGTGGACAAGCAGCCGTAACTTTTATCGCCATTAATGATGGCTCTACCATAAATAATATTCAGGCGGTTGTAGAAGGTGGAATCGTTGATGAAGAAACACTTAAATTGGTAAGTACAGGTGCGTGTGTAGCTGTAACAGGTAAGCTAATTGCTTCGATGGGTTCGGGACAAGCCGTTGAGGTAAAGGCTGAAAAAGTAGTGGTTTATGGCACTGCGGATGAGACTTTTCCGATGCAGCCTAAGAAACACTCTATGGAGTTTTTGCGTGAAAAAGCCCACTTACGTTTCCGTACAAATACTTTTGGAGCGGTTTTTCGTATTCGTCACGCATTGGCTTATGCCGTTCATAAATTCTATAATGATAATGGCTTTTTCTATCTTCATACGCCAATCATTACGGCTTCTGATGCTGAAGGAGCAGGAGAGATGTTTCATGTAACTAACTTCGATTTGGCAAATCCTCCAAAAGCTGAAGATGGTAGCATTGATTACAGCGAAGACTTCTTTGGTCGCCAAACAAGTTTGACTGTTTCTGGACAGTTAGAAGGAGAATTAGGAGCTTTGGCTTTATCTAAAATTTATACTTTCGGACCTACTTTCCGTGCTGAGAACTCAAATACTACTCGTCACTTGGCCGAATTTTGGATGATTGAGCCAGAAGTTGCCTTCTATGAATTAGAAGATAACATGGCTTTAGCCGAAGATTTCGTTCAGTACGTTATTCGTTATGCACTTGAAAACTGTGCTGAAGATTTAGCTTTCTTAGAAAAACGTTTATTAGAAGAAGAGAAAAATAAACCACAAAACGAGCGTAGTGAATTAAGTTTGATAGAGAAGTTGAAGTTTGTAGTTGAGAATAAATTTGAACGTTTGACATACACCGAAGCGATTGAAATTTTACTTCGCTCGAAACCTCATAAAGAGAAAAAATTCCAATACCCAGTTGAGTGGGGAATCGATTTGCAGTCAGAGCATGAGCGTTATTTGGTAGAAAAACACTTTAAAAAACCAGTGATTTTGACCAATTATCCGAAAGAAATTAAAGCTTTCTACATGAAGCAAGATGAAGATGGAAAAACAGTTCGTGCAATGGATGTATTATTTCCAGGTATTGGTGAAATCATCGGAGGCTCGCAGCGTGAAGATGATTATGAGAAATTATTAACTCGTACGAAAGAAGTAGGTATCGACCCAGAAAACATTTGGTGGTATCTTGAAACGCGTAAATTTGGTTCGGCTCCGCACTCAGGTTTCGGACTTGGTTTCGAGCGTTTGGTATTATTCGTAACGGGTATGACAAATATTCGTGATGTAATTCCATTCCCACGTACACCTAAGAATGCAGAGTTTTAA
- a CDS encoding DUF6428 family protein translates to MKLSEIKNALEGLEAVNFQLPDGSFVPESFHVTEVGVVNKHFIDCGGTVRNERVVNFQLWNANDYDHRLKPQKLLNIISLSERVLGIEDSEIEVEYQGETIGKYNLGFTGNHFLLLAKQTACLAEDQCGIPPQKQKINLGELKAQPQSSCCTPGSGCC, encoded by the coding sequence ATGAAATTATCAGAAATAAAAAATGCCTTAGAAGGCCTTGAAGCAGTAAATTTTCAATTACCTGATGGTAGTTTTGTGCCAGAAAGTTTCCACGTTACAGAAGTGGGCGTTGTAAATAAACATTTTATTGATTGCGGTGGAACTGTAAGAAATGAGCGTGTAGTAAACTTTCAGCTTTGGAATGCCAACGATTATGACCATCGCTTAAAACCTCAAAAACTTCTCAATATCATCTCACTTTCGGAGCGTGTTTTGGGCATTGAAGATTCAGAAATTGAAGTTGAATATCAAGGCGAAACCATCGGAAAATATAATTTGGGCTTTACAGGAAACCATTTTCTACTTTTGGCTAAACAAACTGCTTGTTTGGCCGAAGACCAATGTGGAATTCCACCTCAAAAGCAAAAAATCAATTTGGGAGAATTAAAAGCTCAACCTCAATCGTCTTGCTGCACACCCGGTAGCGGTTGCTGTTAA
- a CDS encoding DEAD/DEAH box helicase, whose protein sequence is MEEQENTFEQFELNRQLLNAVADAGYTTPTPIQEKTIPLTLKGHDVLGIAQTGTGKTAAYLLPILMKVKYAQGKLPRCLIFAPTRELVMQIDKAVGELAKYTDLRHVALYGGLGPKTQIEAVQAGVDIIVATPGRFMDLYLRGEIGVKEIKIMVLDEADKMMDMGFMPQIRSILEVIPRKRQNLLFSATFPEKVEKLSYEFLEFPTRIEVSPQATTAETIKQRMFAVPNIQTKLNILEFLFKSGEIQKAIIFTRSKEMADMVYESLKGRVIPKGEVRVIHANKGQNTRINSMEAFREGNVKALISTDVAARGIDIQNVSHVVNFDVPLIYEDYVHRIGRTGRANNVGEAITFLTIAEEYHIKKIEKIIRMEIPRELIPLDVEIAPTPFAENQAMLKEVDEQRKKEDPNFKGAFHEKKHKPRPQNTKKTNASSKSSASGAKKTSLGSKKGGTFVKGKRR, encoded by the coding sequence ATGGAAGAACAAGAAAATACATTCGAACAGTTTGAGTTGAATCGCCAACTGCTAAATGCCGTAGCGGATGCGGGTTATACAACTCCAACACCGATTCAAGAAAAGACAATCCCACTTACTTTAAAAGGCCACGATGTACTTGGAATTGCACAAACAGGAACGGGTAAAACCGCTGCCTATTTATTGCCGATTCTGATGAAAGTGAAATATGCACAGGGTAAGCTGCCACGCTGTTTAATTTTTGCTCCAACGCGAGAGTTGGTTATGCAAATTGATAAAGCAGTGGGCGAGCTAGCTAAGTATACTGACCTTCGCCACGTGGCTCTTTATGGTGGACTTGGGCCTAAAACGCAAATTGAGGCCGTTCAAGCGGGCGTTGATATTATCGTGGCTACGCCCGGTCGATTCATGGATTTGTATTTGAGGGGAGAAATTGGCGTAAAAGAAATCAAAATAATGGTTTTGGATGAGGCCGATAAGATGATGGACATGGGCTTTATGCCACAGATTCGTAGCATTTTAGAGGTTATTCCACGTAAACGCCAAAACCTTTTGTTCTCGGCAACATTTCCAGAAAAAGTTGAAAAGCTTTCTTATGAATTTTTAGAATTCCCGACTCGCATAGAGGTTTCGCCTCAAGCAACTACCGCCGAAACTATCAAACAAAGAATGTTTGCGGTGCCTAATATTCAGACCAAATTGAATATTTTGGAGTTCCTTTTTAAATCAGGAGAAATACAAAAAGCCATTATTTTTACGCGTTCGAAAGAAATGGCCGATATGGTTTATGAATCCTTGAAGGGAAGAGTGATTCCGAAAGGAGAGGTGAGAGTAATTCATGCGAATAAAGGGCAAAATACACGTATCAACTCAATGGAGGCTTTTAGAGAAGGAAATGTAAAAGCCTTAATTTCTACCGATGTAGCTGCCAGAGGAATTGATATTCAGAATGTAAGTCATGTAGTTAACTTCGATGTGCCATTAATCTACGAAGATTATGTGCATAGAATTGGGCGTACGGGGCGAGCTAATAATGTAGGCGAAGCCATTACATTTCTAACGATTGCGGAAGAATATCACATCAAGAAAATTGAGAAAATTATTAGAATGGAAATTCCACGTGAATTAATTCCGCTTGATGTAGAAATAGCTCCAACACCTTTTGCCGAAAACCAAGCAATGTTGAAGGAGGTTGATGAACAACGCAAAAAAGAAGACCCCAATTTCAAAGGAGCTTTTCATGAGAAAAAACATAAACCAAGACCACAAAACACGAAAAAAACAAATGCTTCATCAAAGAGTAGTGCTAGTGGAGCAAAAAAAACGTCATTGGGTAGCAAGAAAGGAGGCACGTTTGTGAAAGGGAAAAGACGCTAA
- the mnmD gene encoding tRNA (5-methylaminomethyl-2-thiouridine)(34)-methyltransferase MnmD — MNNIYLTEDGSHSIFSQKFNQTYHSKFGAVQESQRVFIDLGLCYAAEKFEEIRIFEMGLGTALNALMTAQVSREKLLKVSYTAIEAYPIEIETAKSLNYQEFFGEDLVKLHGLPWGETASLNANFSLHKIKGTLEDLVVAEQTYHLIYFDAFAPETQPELWTQEVFEKIAQMTVKGGVLCTYCSKGYVQRNLKAAGFSIEKHAGPKGKREVIRAIL; from the coding sequence ATGAATAATATATATTTGACAGAAGATGGCTCACACTCTATTTTCAGCCAAAAATTTAATCAAACATACCACTCAAAATTTGGAGCAGTACAAGAATCACAGCGTGTTTTTATTGATTTAGGCTTGTGCTACGCCGCAGAAAAGTTCGAAGAAATTAGGATTTTTGAAATGGGTCTTGGAACTGCTCTGAATGCTCTCATGACTGCACAAGTAAGTCGAGAGAAGTTGCTTAAAGTTTCATACACAGCCATTGAAGCCTATCCCATTGAAATAGAAACAGCCAAAAGTCTTAATTATCAGGAGTTTTTTGGGGAAGATTTAGTAAAACTGCATGGACTTCCTTGGGGTGAAACTGCGAGTTTAAACGCCAATTTTAGTTTGCACAAAATCAAAGGAACTTTAGAAGATTTGGTAGTTGCCGAGCAAACTTATCATTTGATTTATTTTGATGCTTTTGCCCCTGAAACCCAACCTGAATTATGGACACAAGAAGTTTTTGAGAAAATTGCACAAATGACCGTCAAGGGTGGAGTTTTATGTACTTATTGCTCGAAAGGCTATGTGCAGCGAAATCTAAAAGCAGCTGGTTTTAGTATTGAAAAGCATGCTGGGCCCAAAGGTAAAAGAGAGGTTATACGTGCTATTTTATGA
- a CDS encoding arsenate reductase ArsC, protein MKKVLVLCTGNSCRSQIAEGYLKHFAGNKAEIYSAGVETHGVNPRAIATMKEDGIDISGHTSNNVNEYTNIDFDFVITVCDNAKERCPYFPTNANMFHYNFPDPAKATGTEEEIMEQFRVVRQMIKDYSEKFVNENL, encoded by the coding sequence ATGAAAAAAGTATTAGTTCTATGTACAGGCAATAGTTGCAGAAGCCAAATTGCAGAAGGGTATTTGAAACATTTTGCTGGTAATAAAGCAGAAATTTACAGTGCAGGTGTTGAAACTCACGGCGTAAATCCACGTGCTATTGCTACTATGAAAGAAGATGGGATTGATATTTCAGGGCATACTTCAAACAATGTAAACGAATACACCAATATTGATTTTGATTTCGTGATTACGGTGTGCGATAATGCTAAAGAAAGATGTCCTTATTTTCCGACCAATGCCAACATGTTTCACTATAACTTTCCTGACCCAGCTAAAGCGACAGGTACAGAAGAGGAAATAATGGAGCAATTCAGAGTAGTTAGGCAAATGATAAAAGACTACTCCGAAAAGTTTGTTAATGAAAACTTATAG